The Triticum urartu cultivar G1812 chromosome 5, Tu2.1, whole genome shotgun sequence genome contains the following window.
gtagtcgtcgctaggtggtccaCAGACATGGTTGTAATTTTATTACCTATTTTGTTCTTTGTACTGCTATGATTGAAaatgaatagattgaaagtttctgaaaaaaaagttcatagaaaaaaGGTCAAACATCTATTATATATTTAATATATTACAAAATACTTCCCGtaataacatcttatattatgggacggagagAGTAGTATGTAGTGGCATCGATTTGGTGTTGTAATCTTACTCTTTAATAATATACACTTGATCAAATTAAAGGGTTTAACTGTAAACTTGGAGGAGAGAGTATTATATACTTGCACTTGCACATTGGAATAGTTGCGTACTAGAGTCGTCTGAATTTTGTCTTATTGTTGCAATTAGTGAGCAAGTGCTCAAGTAGTAAAGCCCACAGCCATATCCGTATCATGAGAGCCAACAAGCTTTAATACGCTGCTCACGGGATTGATTAGTAACCACGCGACTGGTTCAATGACTCTTAACTTTCAGCCTGGCGGCGGCCTCACGAGCACGTAACAACAGTGATCACATCCCTTTTGACTGCACACATCACCAAGACTTGATTACACTAGGCAAGATAAGGTTGTTTTTCTCTCTTCATTAAAGTGCAATTTCGTTAACGCATTCGGTCTACGCAGTGCTGCAATATGAACCGTCGAGGATGCACAAAGCCAAACAAGATAAGATCCGTGAGGTGATGCAATTAACTAATCGATCAGTAGTGGAGGACCGTAGGAAGGAACGATCTCAGAAACGGATTCGGGCTCCAAGTGTACATACAATTGATAAAAAGCTATGCAGTTGTACTGAGGCGATGGTCGATCGATCGACCAGCGGTGGCTGACGGCCTGCACAGATTACCAGCGATTCATATTGGAGGCGTTCGTACGTACTACGTACGAGAGTAATACATGCGTAGCGGGCGGTGAGAAGCGAGAGCTTCCAGAGCTACTGGCCGGCAGGTAGCTTCGGAAGATGATAGCGTGCCTGCCTCTCGTGCGCCGTCAGGTTAGGCCGCCGCCACCGTGCCGCCGGTGTCGGTCTTGCCGGAGCGGCCGCGGCTggtcgccggcgccgccgcctcgctcatGGACCTTGACGTGCACTTGTCCTTCCACTCCTCGTGCGTTATGTGCTGCTGCCGGCACTCCAGGCTGCAGAAGGCCGCCTCGCCCCTGAAAAATCGTGCAACGGAAGCAGAAGCAAAGCAACAGATTAGTATATTGGCTAGTGGTGCTACTTGGCCATGGATGCACGTTGCACGTGCATGCAGGGGCGGACAGCTCACGTACTTGTACATGAAGGTGTCGCGGCCGGGGCCGAGGAGGCGGCGGCAGAGGCCGCAGTGGCGGAGGAACGCGGCCGTCTCGACCTTGGAGTAGTCGGCCGAGTTGCGCCGGAGCCCCGCCCGCGCCGGCGCCGCGCGCGCGCGGTACGCCGCGAGCCAGTCCGTCCCGGGGGCCCCGCTGCCGCCGCCTAGGGCCGCCAGCCAGTCCTGCCCCCCGCCGGCGCCACCTTCTTCGGCCTGCACCACCGCCTTGGCCtgctcgtcctcgtcctcgtcctccaACACCACCGCCAACACGGACGGAGGCGCGACCTCCGTCAAGCTCGTCGTTCGCCTCATCGCGTTCCCCCACCTAGCTCCACCCCACACCACAGCCTAGCTCCTCCCTTAACCGACAAACCAAGACGTACGCCTCTGCTCTCGCACGATCCACCCTACCAGACGCACGCCCGCAAAGTCCGTAAATGGTGCGAGGAAGCGGAGCTGGGAGGGggggacgaggaggaggcggcggccatGGAAGTGCGTCAGTGTGCTTGTGGAGAGGAAGAGGCGAGGGTGGGGATCTGCGACTGCGAGAGGGTGGGAGGGAGGAGGGGGAAGATAAAGAGGGGGGAAAGGATCTGGGCCGTCGGATGGGGTCCCATGACCGATCGGATCCACGTCAGCGCACTGATTGTTATTCCCCTGGGCCCTGGGCCCTGGGCCGCCTCGTGCTCGCGCCTGATTGCTGCGCGCTTGTTCGCTTCCGGGCGCTCGGTCGGGGGCCTGTCGCAACGTCGTTCGCCGAATTTATTACGATTCCAGGCGCCTCTTGGCAACTTTCATTGGCTGGTTTTTGCTACCAGTAGCAGGAGGAGGAGCATTATTGTGACGGTGAAGTTTTTGTGAAGGATAGAAAGGGAGGACGTGTGATTCAGCAGCTCGATGCATGAGATGAAAGCTGAGTTTGTGGTTGGGTTACGTAGCAACTGTAGACCCCATATATTTTTTATTTACTTTGTAATACCCCCTcttttccggtttataaggcctctcccaatgctccaccttgTACATGTGCTAAGGTTGCCATGTAGGCAAAAAAGATGATGTGGCAAGGTAATTAAGAGAAGAGAGATGGGTGTGGTAGCCCCAGGAAGAAACAATGCCAAGCGCGGGAACTTAAGGAAAACACTTAAATGAAAGAAGCCCACCAATGCATGGACAACTTTAGTTGCTAAATCACTAAATGAAGGATGCTTAGCAATAACAAGCTAAGCACCTTTGCATTGGGAACTTTAGTTGCTTAGATTTTTAATGTGCTTAGCACCTCATCTTAGCACTAGTGCATTGGAGGAGGtctaaggctcaattcaaaaatctcaccaaccaagatagatgatgagtggtggaatattttttgtagtttgcaaaagcatccaattaatgctcttgttttcctcaaaaaattatgtttacgaatgcattaattgcaatgcatgcatgcataaagtgcatgcattggtcagttttctcttaatacttgcatgcaatgatttaatgcaccttaaCGTCTGAACATGTGATCGGGAACAatcaaattgagccttataaaatggaaaaactaaaattttgagataagtcctataaaccggaaaggagggagtaattCAGAAATGACATATTCAAACCAACAAAGTACATGTATGAGTGCCTAGCTTGTGTTGAAAAGTTGAAAGGAACAACATGCATCATGCTGTCATCAAATTTATCTATCGGTATACTTGCTAGacttctttttcttccttcttttcGACTCCGCGCCTTGCATCGTTGGTCGTCAAAAACAACGACAACGAGAAGTAGACCATGGATCATCTACAATTATGTGCAAGATCTACACCACTACAGTTGTTTGTCTCAAAAGAATAGCAGAGGTGGTATCTTTTCATCAAACTCGCTTTGGTGTTGATTTTTGGTGTAGGGGTCACTGCCTAGGTGACTTGGTCTTACTCATATACTATCACAGCTGAGTAGGATCTAGTGAAGTACTCAAAAGAAAGAGAA
Protein-coding sequences here:
- the LOC125509195 gene encoding FCS-Like Zinc finger 6-like — its product is MRRTTSLTEVAPPSVLAVVLEDEDEDEQAKAVVQAEEGGAGGGQDWLAALGGGSGAPGTDWLAAYRARAAPARAGLRRNSADYSKVETAAFLRHCGLCRRLLGPGRDTFMYKGEAAFCSLECRQQHITHEEWKDKCTSRSMSEAAAPATSRGRSGKTDTGGTVAAA